The following proteins are co-located in the Camelina sativa cultivar DH55 chromosome 12, Cs, whole genome shotgun sequence genome:
- the LOC104732808 gene encoding protein HRB1-like isoform X2, with amino-acid sequence MLEKLFVFELSRKLVKKLCFGRVDFASANEAKKALEKKNGEYLHDYQIFLREDYNAPYPFRPKYCMEHKVWNLRQESLPIEEDGTPPDFVEEVLFVANLSPQTKILHIKDFFKNVGEVVRVRLIVNHEGKHVGYGFVDFASANEAKKALETKNGEYLHDHKIFLEVAKTAPDPPRPKYNLAEKLCYEDYLRRQNLVIEEDVAVEGLDESPNFVKAVAVREKTLFVSGLSRESDISHIINFFIDVGEVVHVRLIVDDTGEHVGDGFVEFASSDEAEKALETRNGEYLHDHKIFIVVAKKAPYPPRPKYCIDHKVWYEDYLRRESLLIEDEAVEGFDEVLDFIEEVAARRKTLFVSNIPCKDKIPKNTKLPKIIDFFKDVGEVVCSRLIVDHNGEHVGCGFVEFASANEAEMALEKNGFSLEGNKIFLDVAEIAPYPLRPKSKVESLLIKEEDGEEDEGGEEDDLETKSNLGGFCGKKIIFGFND; translated from the exons ATGCTGGAGAAGTTGTTCGTGTTCGAACTATCCCGCAAGTTGGTTAAGAAGTTGTGCTTTGGCCGTGTTGACTTTGCATCTGCCAACGAAGCAAAGAAG GCGctggaaaagaagaatggtGAATATTTGCACGACTATCAGATATTTCTTAGAGAGGATTATAACGCTCCATACCCTTTCCGACCcaa ATATTGCATGGAACACAAGGTCTG GAACCTTCGACAAGAAAGCCTTCCGATAGAAGAAGATGGCACACCTCCCGATTTTGTTGAG GAAGTACTCTTTGTTGCCAATCTCTCTCCCCAGACTAAAATATTGCATAT CAAagatttcttcaaaaatgtTGGAGAAGTTGTTCGTGTTAGACTTATTGTAAACCACGAGGGCAAGCATGTGGGTTATGGCTTTGTTGACTTCGCTTCTGCTAACGAAGCAAAGAAG GCGCTGGAAACGAAGAATGGTGAATATTTGCACGATCATAAGATCTTTCTTGAAGTGGCTAAGACAGCTCCAGACCCTCCACGACCCAA GTACAACCTTGCAGAGAAGCTTTG TTACGAAGACTATCTTCGACGACAAAACCTTGTGATAGAAGAGGACGTGGCAGTGGAAGGACTTGACGAATCTCCCAATTTTGTTAAG GCAGTTGCTGTAAGAGAAAAGACGCTCTTTGTTTCTGGTCTCTCTCGCGAATCTGATATATCACATAT CATCAATTTCTTCATAGATGTTGGAGAAGTTGTTCATGTTCGACTTATTGTAGACGACACGGGCGAGCATGTGGGTGAtggctttgttgagtttgcttcttctGACGAAGCAGAGAAG GCACTGGAAACGAGGAACGGTGAATATTTGCACGATCATAAGATTTTTATTGTTGTGGCTAAGAAAGCTCCATATCCTCCACGACCCAA GTATTGCATAGATCACAAGGTTTG GTATGAAGACTACCTCCGGCGAGAAAGCCTTCTGATAGAAGATGAGGCAGTGGAAGGATTTGATGAAGTTCTCGATTTTATTGAG GAAGTTGCGGCAAGAAGGAAGACGCTCTTTGTTTCCAATATCCCTTGCAAAGATAAAATACCAAAGAACACTAAATTACCAAAGAT CATCGATTTCTTTAAAGATGTTGGAGAAGTTGTTTGTTCTCGACTTATTGTAGACCACAATGGTGAGCATGTGGGCTGtggctttgttgagtttgcttctgctaACGAAGCAGAGATG GCGCTGGAAAAGAATGGTTTCAGTTTGGAGGGTAATAAGATTTTTCTTGACGTGGCTGAGATTGCTCCATACCCTCTCCGACccaa GTCGAAGGTAGAAAGCCTTctgataaaagaagaagatggagaagaagatgaaggtggagaagaagatgatttggagACCAAATCGAATCTGGGCGGATTCTGCGGTAAGAAGATTATCTTCGGTTTCAACGACTGA
- the LOC104732808 gene encoding protein HRB1-like isoform X1 has protein sequence MLEKLFVFELSRKLVKKLCFGRVDFASANEAKKALEKKNGEYLHDYQIFLREDYNAPYPFRPKYCMEHKVWNLRQESLPIEEDGTPPDFVEEVLFVANLSPQTKILHIKDFFKNVGEVVRVRLIVNHEGKHVGYGFVDFASANEAKKALETKNGEYLHDHKIFLEVAKTAPDPPRPKYNLAEKLCYEDYLRRQNLVIEEDVAVEGLDESPNFVKAVAVREKTLFVSGLSRESDISHIINFFIDVGEVVHVRLIVDDTGEHVGDGFVEFASSDEAEKALETRNGEYLHDHKIFIVVAKKAPYPPRPKYCIDHKVWYEDYLRRESLLIEDEAVEGFDEVLDFIEEVAARRKTLFVSNIPCKDKIPKNTKLPKIIDFFKDVGEVVCSRLIVDHNGEHVGCGFVEFASANEAEMALEKNGFSLEGNKIFLDVAEIAPYPLRPKYNLAEKLLSKVESLLIKEEDGEEDEGGEEDDLETKSNLGGFCGKKIIFGFND, from the exons ATGCTGGAGAAGTTGTTCGTGTTCGAACTATCCCGCAAGTTGGTTAAGAAGTTGTGCTTTGGCCGTGTTGACTTTGCATCTGCCAACGAAGCAAAGAAG GCGctggaaaagaagaatggtGAATATTTGCACGACTATCAGATATTTCTTAGAGAGGATTATAACGCTCCATACCCTTTCCGACCcaa ATATTGCATGGAACACAAGGTCTG GAACCTTCGACAAGAAAGCCTTCCGATAGAAGAAGATGGCACACCTCCCGATTTTGTTGAG GAAGTACTCTTTGTTGCCAATCTCTCTCCCCAGACTAAAATATTGCATAT CAAagatttcttcaaaaatgtTGGAGAAGTTGTTCGTGTTAGACTTATTGTAAACCACGAGGGCAAGCATGTGGGTTATGGCTTTGTTGACTTCGCTTCTGCTAACGAAGCAAAGAAG GCGCTGGAAACGAAGAATGGTGAATATTTGCACGATCATAAGATCTTTCTTGAAGTGGCTAAGACAGCTCCAGACCCTCCACGACCCAA GTACAACCTTGCAGAGAAGCTTTG TTACGAAGACTATCTTCGACGACAAAACCTTGTGATAGAAGAGGACGTGGCAGTGGAAGGACTTGACGAATCTCCCAATTTTGTTAAG GCAGTTGCTGTAAGAGAAAAGACGCTCTTTGTTTCTGGTCTCTCTCGCGAATCTGATATATCACATAT CATCAATTTCTTCATAGATGTTGGAGAAGTTGTTCATGTTCGACTTATTGTAGACGACACGGGCGAGCATGTGGGTGAtggctttgttgagtttgcttcttctGACGAAGCAGAGAAG GCACTGGAAACGAGGAACGGTGAATATTTGCACGATCATAAGATTTTTATTGTTGTGGCTAAGAAAGCTCCATATCCTCCACGACCCAA GTATTGCATAGATCACAAGGTTTG GTATGAAGACTACCTCCGGCGAGAAAGCCTTCTGATAGAAGATGAGGCAGTGGAAGGATTTGATGAAGTTCTCGATTTTATTGAG GAAGTTGCGGCAAGAAGGAAGACGCTCTTTGTTTCCAATATCCCTTGCAAAGATAAAATACCAAAGAACACTAAATTACCAAAGAT CATCGATTTCTTTAAAGATGTTGGAGAAGTTGTTTGTTCTCGACTTATTGTAGACCACAATGGTGAGCATGTGGGCTGtggctttgttgagtttgcttctgctaACGAAGCAGAGATG GCGCTGGAAAAGAATGGTTTCAGTTTGGAGGGTAATAAGATTTTTCTTGACGTGGCTGAGATTGCTCCATACCCTCTCCGACccaa gTACAACCTTGCAGAGAAGCTTTT GTCGAAGGTAGAAAGCCTTctgataaaagaagaagatggagaagaagatgaaggtggagaagaagatgatttggagACCAAATCGAATCTGGGCGGATTCTGCGGTAAGAAGATTATCTTCGGTTTCAACGACTGA
- the LOC104732809 gene encoding deoxynucleoside triphosphate triphosphohydrolase SAMHD1 homolog, with protein sequence MGAYCNEDLTSLPGYSSGAPANELRFSKHVYDNVHGNIYLDPLCLKFIDTEQFQRLRELKQLGVTNMVYPGAVHSRFEHSLGVYWLAGENVQKLKNFQGMELGIDNYDLQTVRLAGLLHDIGHGPFSHMFEREFLPKVISDSQWSHELMSVNMIDHMVDTHHIDVDAQMLKRVKDMILASTEFSQLKSNAEKRFLYDIVANGRNGIDVDKFDYIVRDSRACGLGFNFQFQRLTETMKVIDNEICYPAKEYRNVHKLFATRADLYRTVYMHPKVKAIELMIVDAMVKANSFLEITSLINDPSEYWKLDDTILKTIEIAPDPELAEAKELILRVRRRQLYQFCNEYAVPKDKIDHFKAVTAQDIICSQKHTSLTLKEEDIAVSNVKIDLARGRENPLECINFFKDYDSTEKFVIPEDRVSHLLPTTYQDKIVRVYAKKPELVEAVSEAFENFQMRTYGIKAQVHATPEKKKRRMM encoded by the exons ATGGGAGCGTATTGCAACGAAGACCTAACTAGCTTACCGGGCTACTCTTCCGGCGCTCCGGCGAACGAGCTCCGGTTCAGCAAGCATGTATACGACAACGTTCATGGAAACATCTATCTCGATCCT CTTTGTTTAAAATTCATTGACACTGAGCAGTTTCAGAG GCTTCGTGAACTAAAGCAACTCG GGGTGACAAACATGGTATATCCAGGAGCTGTGCATTCTAGATTTGAGCACTCTCTAGGCGTGTATTGGCTTGCAGGCGAAAATGTTCAGAAGCTAAAAAATTTCCAG GGAATGGAGCTTGGTATTGACAATTATGATCTTCAGACTGTGAGACTGGCTG GACTTCTCCACGATATTGGTCATGGGCCTTTCAGTCATATGTTTGAGCGTGAATTCCTTCCAAAGGTCATAAGTGACAGTCAGTG GTCTCATGAGTTAATGTCTGTAAACATGATTGACCATATGGTTGATACACATCACATTGATGTGGATGCACAAATGCTGAAAAGAGTGAAG GATATGATACTAGCTAGTACTGAGTTTTCACAGCTGAAA AGCAATGCAGAGAAACGTTTCTTGTATGACATTGTTGCTAATGGCCGAAACGGGATTGATGTGGACAA gTTTGACTACATTGTTCGTGATTCTCGAGCTTGTGGACTGGGGTTCAATTTTCAGTTCCAGAG ACTAACGGAGACGATGAAAGTCATTGATAATGAAATCTGCTATCCCGCCAAGGAAT ATCGTAATGTCCACAAGTTATTTGCAACTCGAGCTGATCTTTATCGAACTGTCTACATGCATCCGAAAGTAAAG GCGATAGAGCTTATGATAGTAGATGCCATGGTCAAAGCCAACAGTTTCTTGGAAATTACTTCTTTGATTAATGACCCATCTGAATACTGGAAG CTAGACGACACAATCCTCAAAACGATCGAAATAGCTCCAGATCCAGAGCTTGCAGAAGCTAAAGAGCTGATACTCCGTGTTCGCAGAAGGCAGTTGTACCAA TTCTGTAACGAGTATGCGGTTCCAAAAGACAAAATCGATCATTTCAAAGCTGTCACTGCTCAAGATATCATATGTTCTCAG AAACACACAAGCTTGAcactaaaagaagaagatatcgcTGTTTCAAACGTCAAGATTGATTTGGCTCGTGGGAGAGAAAATCCTCTTGAATG catcaacttcttcaag GATTATGATAGTACAGAGAAGTTTGTGATACCCGAGGACCGAGTCAGTCACTTGTTACCAACAACATATCAAGACAAGATAGTGAGAGTATATGCCAAAAAACCAGAATTG GTGGAAGCAGTTTCGGAAGCATTTGAAAATTTCCAAATGAGAACGTATGGAATCAAAGCTCAAGTACACGCAACacctgagaaaaagaaaaggcgTATGATGTAG
- the LOC104732811 gene encoding bidirectional sugar transporter SWEET8 yields the protein MVDAQQVRFIIGVIGNVISFGLFAAPAKTFWRIFKKKSVEEFSYVPYVATVMNCMLWVFYGLPVVHKDSILVSTINGVGLVIELFYVGVYLLYCGQKKNARRNIVSFLALEVVAVVGIVLITLFAIKNEFAKQTFVGVICDVFNIAMYGAPSLAIAKVVKTKSVEYMPFLLSLVCFVNAAIWTSYALIYKIDYYVLASNGMGTLLALSQLIVYFMYYKSTPKEKKPSEVEISASGTDRV from the exons ATGGTTGATGCTCAACAAGTTCGTTTCATCATCGGAGTCATCG GAAATGTTATCTCCTTTGGTCTCTTTGCCGCACCAGC GAAGACGTTTTGGAGGATCTTCAAAAAGAAGTCAGTGGAGGAGTTTTCGTATGTGCCTTACGTAGCGACGGTCATGAACTGTATGCTGTGGGTGTTCTACGGTCTCCCTGTGGTTCACAAGGACAGTATCCTGGTTTCCACCATTAACGGTGTTGGGTTAGTCATCGAGCTTTTCTACGTTGGTGTCTACTTGCTCTACTGTGGTCAAAAGAAGAACGCTAGa AGGAACATTGTGTCATTCTTAGCTCTTGAAGTTGTTGCTGTTGTGGGTATTGTTCTGATCACGCTCTTTGCAATCAAGAATGAGTTTGCTAAGCAAACATTCGTTGGTGTGATTTGTGATGTCTTCAACATTGCTATGTATGGAGCTCCTTCATTGGCCATT GCTAAAGTGGTGAAAACCAAGAGTGTTGAATACATGCCATTCTTGTTGTCTTTGGTCTGTTTCGTTAATGCTGCTATTTGGACTTCTTATGCTCTCATCTACAAAATCGATTACTACGTCCTC GCAAGTAATGGGATGGGGACCTTGTTGGCTCTTTCTCAGTTGATAGTGTATTTCATGTACTACAAATCAACTCCAAAGGAGAAGAAGCCATCTGAAGTTGAGATTTCAGCCTCAGGGACGGACAGAGTTTGA